The stretch of DNA TCTACTGTTCCAAAGAAGAACGTAACCACTgcgctgtttaaggtggaacgaaaaatTTGAATAATAAACCAACTTACTTCAACAATAATGATGACAACACGGAGAGAAAATAATATCAGTTAAATTTCCAAATGTCTCTATTATGTTGTTAAACCACTGCCCAtattaaattaatgtataattTGAGTATATCTTGAACCGAACCTTTATATTTTCTGACCGGTTTCGCCCAACGTTACTCTAAAAAAACCGTTAGCACAGTTGCTAACTGTCTTACGGATGTTATTTCAGACGCATTGTTAGGCAAATTATAAGACAAAATGTACTGGTTTTCAACATAAAATTCCTTCAGGGAGATGCCTTTCACTTTCCTATGAATGTTTTTGCTTAAAACAGTACATTTATTAAGATATTAGAAGGTTATTTGACTGCACTCACCGTATCctctctgtttgtttctctgCGCCGGGCGTTGGCAGCTCAGTACTCGGGGTTTCCCGAAGAAAAGCGCAGGGGCGTCacgtcaagaaaaaaaaaaaaaaaaaaaaaaaaaaaaaaaaaaaaaaaaagtacaattaAATCCAATAAATTCGTGATTCGACATGTATTATGTGTGATTATTATTTCCAGGTGTGCTTTGTGCCAATAAGTGAATAACTTTTAATTACAGTCTTCCGAAGAAATgaatttaagaaaaaataaagaattaatgaatgaatacataattaataaacacacatttacgaTTACAGTTATCAAAAATTTTCTTCACAGCTCTTCATTTCTGTGAGTGCACATGCAACGATCCTTCTCTGCTTTAAACGTATTGAAATATCAAGCACCATTTACAAAATTACTTctccaaaaataataataataaacaaataaaaacattttaaaaatgaaaaaaaaaacaccatttgGAGCATTCACTATGATCTGGTTTTCAAAACTGAAAAGAAGTTTTTCATTTACaaaatcaaaattaaaaaaatcaaattttttttacttttttcctttttatctgCAGGGTcttaatttttacttttttctctactttgtttttaagactgatatatgCATATAATCTATTGAGTGTACTGTtgtatcattaaaaataaaaagatttggaaactgtatgtacagtgtagttacaATTTTTGGACTTTAACTGAACATTTTTCACTATTCAAATAGAAAGACTAGAATGTTCTCTTTCCGTTTACTGTAGTTAAATGGTTATTAGGGCTTATCCTGTTTATTTGAAGGACAGGATGGTTTGTGTACACAGGTTTTAACAGCATTTACCTGCTACATCACTTTACAAAATTTTAATAGGCTCCTAACCGGTTGTCTATGACCTGGGcactttaaacacagcagcaatTTTGACCTAATTCTCGCAGCCAACGAGCAAACACACGGTGGCGATAGAGTGCCTTTCCGTTCAGAATTAAGGTCAGTCTCTCccgtcaaaataaaagcttacCACCTACCGTTTTTTCTGTTTAACGCAATATCTGAGAGTGCAAGCTCTTACATTTGACGGACAGAGTGCTTGTTTTATAAACAATATTCCCATTAAATGAACCAGGGCAACAGATATTGATGTATTACGTAAAATATACTTTAACACGTAGAGGGaacttttatattaaaatgtgtgaATCACTACTTCTTCATGTGACATTTCGTGAACACATGACATGAAAACATTTGGAGAGGCTCTTGAGAAAAAGATGAGCTGTAAGTTTATTTTCCGttaaattacacattttatttatgtttttaaaacggTCTCTAAAGTTTCGTTGAATTATTTGCTTGTTAGAGTCTGTTTCTCTATTCTAATGGGAGCCAATGTTGTGGTCCAGTTAAAATCAGGGGTTTGACTGTTAACACCTCCATTTGGTGTTGTATTTTTGCTCGAAGACATGTTGTGAGAGCTGAGTATTTCCACTTTGTAACTGGAGCGTCCCAAAAAATCAGTCTCAAATGTAAGGGTTCAGACAGCATGTGTTTATTACATCATAAACCCTAGGAACCAATCCTGTGAATTTCACGGCATTGTAACAGAAGCTGTATGGAGTTTTCGGTCTGTAGGCTAGTGGTCTGAGAGTGAGTGGAGGTGGTGGCTGGTAACTGTTCATAGAGATGTGTGAAGTGGAAGTGAGGAGCTACATGCAAGTATTTTTAAAGGAATTAAGAATGGCACTTTAGGCATTTTCAAAAGCTGGGTGGCAACATATAAGggatttattttgtaatatctTTTAGGTTATGGCTTAGAGTGAACATGCCAAATTTCACGTATGCAAGTATTCAAGAGAATTGAAACTTTTGCTTCTGAAAGTATAGAGGACTAATGTTAGAAATGGGTGATTGCATTCTATCTCAGGACGATCTGAAGTTTGGAAATTGGAGGTTCAGAGGTTTCCTcacgtgcatgcagaaaagcacgggcacaacttggtcatcagtttgtcaccagttcagtctataGCCAGTTCATTCTGTACCCAATTCagtctgttctcagtccagtctgttCCTGATCCAGTCTAACACAGTCTAATATTTTAGAATggccttatatacattggagtagtgggggaagggaattggaggaagaagaggagtttGAAGAGGGGTAAAGGTGATGGTGAAGATGatcaaagaaagaaagtgaTAAGATAGAGTAAGGAAGGGTAAGAAGAGGTGTGAAAGGAGGGGTGTGATGTAATGATTGGTGGGAATGGGGGATGGGAAGATGAGAGGGATAACAAAAGGTCACACAAAGATACAAAAAGGCCATATAGTTTCTTTCACCAGGAAATCCATCAGAACTGCATTATCCAGTGAGGTCACAAAAACCATgcagaatgtgtgtgaatgttgtcagtaatacaatgtaaacacacttgaATGTAtacttttaataacatttaGTATGAAAATAGCTCTTATAAAATAATAGCATGATTACATGGTTGTAGTTGACTGATGTGAACATAGTTATAAAATACTCTGTAgatatctaaataaataaagaaccaAATATCTGTACTTCACTAGAGCCTCAACCTTCACGCCCTGGTAACAGACTTGTGCTGTCTTCACCATGATGCCTGGAAGCTCTTGGGATGAGAGGATTTCTGCATTTTTGTTGAGCCCCTCACAGTTTCTGTCCTGCACCACCCCTGAGATTTTTCTATCAGAGCTCCTTGATGAACTGAGGGATGACAAGACAAATGACAACAAAAAGGTAATAGTAATAAACATATGTTCATGACTCTACTTTAATGAATATCTTGCTGTAGAATGGCATGCACAGCTTATAgaatctccatagaaaatgaGCACATGAAATTACATAACCATGGGTTCTAAGGGACAAGGAACTGCATTTTCTGGatgaatgcaaatgaaatactcacagcagtgttcttaTAGCTAACATATGAAGGGGGTTGGACAATACTCCATATTAATATGCGTGTTAGATGAGCAAATGTTAATAAACATTTGCATTTATTGTGTAGGTAGAAAACTGATTGGCATTCAAACTCACTGTTAAGCTTCCAGCTTTATATGAATCTGAATTACGTGTCGCTTATGTTTTGATAGGTGGTACTCCTGTCCGCATTATTGGAGCATCCTACAGTCCTCTGCCCGACCATCTCAGCAGGAGAGGGGACAGCACAAGAGCTTATATCAATCCTCAACTATACTTCACAGAAATCAGTCAGTCTTAAGTGCCACATTATGCTGGCTATTACCAATGTTTTAATATGTACATCTTGCTTGGCAAGCCGAACAAAAGTAGCAGAAGACTACTTGGACTTTCTGTTCAAAACTATTCAGGACACAAATGATAACACTGGTGGGCTGGCTTTCCAACCCCTCAGGGCTATGGcttgtgactgtctgagagaaaTGGAGTCCTGCAAACCTGGCCTTCTCTCACAAAAAACAGAAGCTCTGTACTACCTAAAGCAACAGGAAACTACAGTTCTTCATCAGTCTTATTGTATGTTGTATACGCAGAGTCTCAAGAATGCACTTTATCTCTTGACTGGAGAAAAAGACGTAGATACATTAAAGCTTAGGAGTATCTTGTGTGGAAATGAAGGCTTTGTATGGAAGACTAATGAGTTGTCGTTATCCATGTTGCCATTCAGCATGATGACGCATGCCCCTCAACTGCCAACTGTACTAGATTGCAGAGAGCTGAAGTCTATATTGTCCTTGCTTTTAGAGGATTCTTACCTGATGACTCCTATCTCACAAGCTGCCTTACTTCGAGGACTCGTAGACATTGTTGCCACTGTACCAGCCATTTCTCCGGGAATATTCAAGTCTCAACTGTTGCGACTTTTTGGTACAGCAGAGGTGGAGCTGATGCATGCGACACTGCTGATGAAAGGCACGTTCACAGACAGTCTCTTCACGGCTGAAGATGAGCATTTCTTAATCAAGCGTCTTGTGGGCATGGCACAACATCCACTACTGAAAATTCATGAGAAGCTGTTTTACATGGACTGCATCCTTCATTTCCCTGAGAATAGACCAATCTCTAGCAGTGGAGAAGAGTGTCTGCCTGTGCTTGTCACTCCTCGGCTTACTCTATCCCTCCTCCCTACTGTGTTTAACGACAGTGCCACTATGCTTTGTAGACTAAACCTCCTATGCCTGGCTCATCTGGAAGCTGATGAGGAAGAAGAGGGCAAAGGTCTGTCCTACCTATTTGATCACTTGATGGCCCTGCTCAAAATAGTTGACAATAAGGGAGGCAGAGAGATGGTAGTGACATCCTTCAGAGCAATCTTTATTTTTCTCACGCACTTCAACCACATGGAGAAATTCACAGAGAAACTGGTCAACAGCTTGTGCGACCTGTATTCCAGACACTGTCGCCTGGCACCAAATCAGATCAATCTTGCAGACTGCATCCAGGAATGCTTCGAAGATTCCCCTTGGTCAGTGCAGTTGTTGAAAGCTCTTCAAAGGTGCATTGTGGAAAAGCCCCCATTGCAACTGACCCTTCAGAATTTGAGCTGGCACCTCAAAATCTTGGGACGAGTGGCCCAAGAAGGTCAGATTGCCCAGAGGATTACGATCTGTCTCCTTCTCAATGTCCTTATCAATTCCAATCTTTGTGAAAGGAGGAACTGGCAGGTGGGCAATGCCATTCTTGCGGTTTGCCGTAACTTACTTCAGCATCCCACTCTGAACCAGATGTTCATCGAACTGGCAGACCTCCTGCAGTACATGGCCAAGCACTATgaggacacagacattcaaGAACATGCACGGTTCTACTACACCTTGCTTACCAACTTGTCATGGGAAAAGCTTGCAGGTGTCCTTACCATAGGACCCGAAGGAGGGCAGGCTAAAGTCAGATCATTATCTTCCATTGTGGCTGAAAGTGATGGGCTCACCAGTTGCTTGACTGTCCAGCAGACTGAGGAATGCGTTCTGCAGCTTATGAAGGTCCATGAGCAGGAATCCCAGCGTGCAATTATAAGTAGAGGTACTCTTGAGAATGGGGGTGGGAAGGATTTGTTTGAAGTCTATCAAGCGCAGTTCGAAACCCCAGGCTTTGCATCTGAGATCACCTTGAATTATAACCTGACTCATACAAAAGTGACAGATCCTAGGTTTGACAGAGTCTTTACAATTTGCCTGCACTTTGACTTGAACGACTCACACTATGCAGAAGTGAGTGACATCTATGTCCCATGCCTCTTCAAAAACAGGAAGCCGCCTCAAGTTAGCCTGAAGCTGAAACCCTATCAGCCATACCCAACAAATCTAAGGCTGAGTGCCATTTTCACTACTGAAGATGGTCTCTCTTGGCATACTCAACTCCCTGATGTAAAAATCTCATTCCCAGAAATATTCCTCCCAATTCCTTTGCCGCTGGGTGCATCACATGAGTTCAAGGAGGTTGTGTTTGACCGTATTTGGAAGGCTACATCCTCAGGGGAACCTAGCAGTTCAGCAACTAGCCTATATTGTTTCATGACTGGGAGTAGCACACTGGCAGATTTGATACAGATGAATTTTGAAGGTTTCCTGATTACAGAGTCACCCGACAATGTTTGGAAAGTTCTGTTTTTCCTTCCCCCTTTGTTTCATGTTCTGTTGATGATTAGACAGGCTGAGGATGCTGTTCAAGTCAGCATTGCAACAGATAACTGGGAGCTGCTGCCTCATGTCAACTCATACCTTCAAAATATAACTGCCCCCTGCAACAAAACAACTACTTGATGTGTAGGTGTGGAAAAGTGTTCACAGTGGCActcattaaacattttaaagtcaCAGACGGCTTGTAAATTAAGTAATGAGTTAGACTGGGGTTGTCTCAGCAGGGAATCTCTAAAATATTGTAGCATTAGAGCCACATGCttgattttaataaatgaatatacagtTTTATGATGTTTATACCAGTTTAATTGCACTTACTGTGTTTTGATATGTTGGCATTGTATTTCATTCATAATGTGTTGTAAAATTGATCAATTTGCAATAGTATGTACAGTTTAATGATATGTatagtaaattaaataataaaccaaATATTGTAAATTGAGTAATAAACTGCCATTACATccttctttttcaatttttacTTATAATTATTAAGAAATTATAACTAATAAATCACTAAGACAGAAAACAAATGACTGTATAT from Hoplias malabaricus isolate fHopMal1 chromosome 5, fHopMal1.hap1, whole genome shotgun sequence encodes:
- the ap5b1 gene encoding AP-5 complex subunit beta-1 — protein: MMPGSSWDERISAFLLSPSQFLSCTTPEIFLSELLDELRDDKTNDNKKVVLLSALLEHPTVLCPTISAGEGTAQELISILNYTSQKSVSLKCHIMLAITNVLICTSCLASRTKVAEDYLDFLFKTIQDTNDNTGGLAFQPLRAMACDCLREMESCKPGLLSQKTEALYYLKQQETTVLHQSYCMLYTQSLKNALYLLTGEKDVDTLKLRSILCGNEGFVWKTNELSLSMLPFSMMTHAPQLPTVLDCRELKSILSLLLEDSYLMTPISQAALLRGLVDIVATVPAISPGIFKSQLLRLFGTAEVELMHATLLMKGTFTDSLFTAEDEHFLIKRLVGMAQHPLLKIHEKLFYMDCILHFPENRPISSSGEECLPVLVTPRLTLSLLPTVFNDSATMLCRLNLLCLAHLEADEEEEGKGLSYLFDHLMALLKIVDNKGGREMVVTSFRAIFIFLTHFNHMEKFTEKLVNSLCDLYSRHCRLAPNQINLADCIQECFEDSPWSVQLLKALQRCIVEKPPLQLTLQNLSWHLKILGRVAQEGQIAQRITICLLLNVLINSNLCERRNWQVGNAILAVCRNLLQHPTLNQMFIELADLLQYMAKHYEDTDIQEHARFYYTLLTNLSWEKLAGVLTIGPEGGQAKVRSLSSIVAESDGLTSCLTVQQTEECVLQLMKVHEQESQRAIISRGTLENGGGKDLFEVYQAQFETPGFASEITLNYNLTHTKVTDPRFDRVFTICLHFDLNDSHYAEVSDIYVPCLFKNRKPPQVSLKLKPYQPYPTNLRLSAIFTTEDGLSWHTQLPDVKISFPEIFLPIPLPLGASHEFKEVVFDRIWKATSSGEPSSSATSLYCFMTGSSTLADLIQMNFEGFLITESPDNVWKVLFFLPPLFHVLLMIRQAEDAVQVSIATDNWELLPHVNSYLQNITAPCNKTTT